AACGAACGCTTCACCCGGTTGGCGCACCGGGTGCTGGCGCCGGGCGGGGTAATTTATCTCCGCACGGATAACGTGGAGTATTTCGAGTGGATGCTGGCGGCCTTCGCCGGCAGCCCGCAATTTCAAGCGGTGGAGACCCCGGTGGAATTGCGCGGCCTCGTCACGGATTTTGAACGGGAGTTCAACGCGCAAGGCATTCCCACGCGCCATGCGGCGTATCAAAAGCAGGGATAAAAATCACGACAACCCGGCGGCAGCCACGGCGGCTTTCATTTTGGACAGCCCGGTTTTGGCGGCTTCCAGCGCCGGGAGTTTGTAATATTCCTGATTGAACAATTCGAGGGACAACATCACGTCGCAATGGTTGTCCGCCAGATTGGTGAGCAACTGTTTGAGTGGGGCTACGCCATCGCCTGGCCAGATGCGGTCGGAATCTTTGATGGTTTCTCGCGGCGGGTTGGCCGGGTAATCATTCAGGTGGAAGATCGGCGTCGCGTTGCGGCCCAGCAGCCGGAGGACGGCGGGATCTGAGCCGCCCTTGTACAGATGGTACACATCCGCCAGGATGCAGGCATCGGGATGTGCGGTTTTGGCCGCCACATAAATAGCCTCGGGCAACCGGTTCAAGTTGGCAGAGGAGCCCCAAATCTCGAGCATGGGTCGGATCCCAAACTCGTGGCCCAGTTCGAGGATCGCCCGGTAGCGTTCGGCGGCCTGGTTCAGGTCCAAGACATAACCGGCTTTGGTGGCGCCCGCCGGCGGTGCGGCGATGTTCTTCCCGCCCAATTGCGACACCCAATCCATCTCGCGCTTCAAGGTTTCGACTCCCTTGGCACGCGCGTCGTCCTCATTGACGATCCAAGCGGCAAAGCCGATCGCGCTGATGATCTGCACGCCGGAATCCTGGCCCACCTGGCGCAACTCCTTCAGGGACCCACCCGTCTCCAAAAACTTGCTGATGTCGTTCGTCCACGGTTCAAATCCGGTGAAGCCAGCCTTGGCAGCGGTCAGTACTTGTTCACGCAAGGCCAGTTTTTGGCCGCGAATGGTGCCAGCATTGAGGGAGAACCCAAACCGAAATGCTTTGTCGGACCGCTCGGCAGCCGGGATCGCCAATGGAGCGGTGGTGGCAGCGACACCGGCGGCAGCGCTGGTCCCCAGAAATTGTCGGCGTGAAACCAAGTTGCTCATGCAACGCTTACCTGCCCGATTGGGAGGCTTTCGGGGCAAACTGTAGCGGGCCGCGCGCTTTCTCGTGTTTGCCAGCCATGCCGGTGATATCGTAGAAGGTCAAATAAAGCATGTAGCTGATGATGACCAGCGCGCAGCCGGTTTGGACATGCTGAAGAATGCGCACGCTAACCGTCTTGCGACGAATGCCCTCGATAATGGCCAGCACAATGTGGCCGCCATCGAGCACCGGGATGGGCAGCAGGTTCAACAAGGCGAGGTTGACATTGAAAATCACGCTGAACCAGATGGCCAACTGCCACCCATAATCACTTTGGAACAGCATGTAGTAAATGCGCATGATGCCCACCGGGCCGCTCAGGTGCTGCGGTTTGACATCGGACTTGGCGGAGAACAATGCCGTAAACGTGTTCACCATGGAATTAAAACTGTCGCGAATCTGCTCCAGTGGCCCCGGGTTATCCAGATAAAGCTGCACGTCCCAGCCCAAACCCAAACGCGGTTTGGTTTCACCGGGAGGCGAAATGGGCAATTCGGGTTTGACCGTTTTGGTCAGCATCTGAACCCCGCGTTTGAGTTCAATGGTGATTGGGGCGAAGCCGGACCGCTCGGCCGCATCCAGCACCGCCGAGGGGCTGAAAACCGGCAGGCCATTGATTTTTTGAACGATATCATTCGTCTGGATGCCCGCGAGCATGGCCGGACTGTTGGAGGCGACATAAGCCACGATACAGGTTTGGGCGGGTTCGATCTGGATTTCCCGCAGGCCCTTGCGTTCCCAGAACTTGGTCGCCTCCTTCTTTGGGGTGGCCTCGAAGGTTTTGGTCTGGCCGTCGCGCAACACGGTCAACGTGATTTTTTCCTCTTCACTGCTGATAATACGCCATTTGATGCTGTCACCGATGCCCGACCAGCGGGTCACAGGATGGTTGTCAATGGCCAGGATCTTGTCGCCCGCTTTTAGCCCCGCCTTTTCCGCCGGGGACTCTTTGGCCACGTACCCGATGGTGGTGGTGCGATCCGACTCGCTCACCGGGCGACCAACGCCCCAGACGATGACCGCAAACGCGAGGGCCAACAGGAAGCTGAACAGGGGACCCGCAAAGGCCACAATGATCTTGTCCAAGGCCGAGATCGGCGGCAGGTTTTCACTGGATTCATTTTTGCCTTCAATCGCCTCCATGGGCGCCATCTGCGGCAGGGAGACAAATCCACCGGCCGGGATCCAGCCGAGGCAATATTTTACGCCGCGAAACTCCTTTTCCCAGATGGGCTTGCCAAACCAGACGCCAAACCGATCCACCGCCAGCCCGCGCCAGCGCGCGGCAAGAAAATGGCCCAACTCATGCACAATGATGAGCAGGTTGAACAACACCAGCACTTCGACAATAATCAATAGGAACTTTAAAATTTCCATTTCACTGCTTCGGTTTAAAAATTCTAATCTGCGCAGCTAAATGTACACGGCCCAAAGTTGCTGGCAACTAATAATGGCGGAAAAATCACAAAAAAAGCGAGGCCGGATTGGCCTCGCTCGGTGATTTTAACCCCGTTTATTACTTGGCCGCAGGTATTGCCGCTACTTTTTCCTTCACCAGCGTGGCACCTTTGCCGATACGGTTGCGCAGGTAGGTGAGCTTGGCACGCCGCACGTCGCCATGGCGTTCCACTTCGATTTTCTCGATGCGCGGTGAGTTGATCGGGAAAACGCGCTCCACCCCTTCGCCGTAGCTGATGCGGCGGACGGTAAAATTTTCGTTGAGTCCGTGTCCGCGGCGGCCAATCACAACCCCTGCAAACACTTGGATGCGCTCTTTGTCGCCTTCCACCACTTTGGTGTGGACGCGGACGGAGTCGCCAACGTTGAACTTGGTGACGTCTTTCTTAATCTGTGCCGATTCAATTTTATCAAGTATTACCTGGTTCATAAATCATGTTTCTTCGTTTGGCGCTTCCGCGCGCGTTTTCTGCTTCTTTTTCCCCGGTGCCTCGCGGTATTGCCCAGCTACCGTCGCCCATAAATCCGGCCGCCGCTCACGCGTGCGGATGACCGCCTGTTCCTGCCGCCAGGCCGCGATTTCCGCATGATGCCCGGAGAGCAACACTTCCGGGACCTTTAGTCCCCTGAATTCCGCCGGACGTGTATAGTGCGGATATTCCAGCAGGGCGTGACTGAACGACTCATCCTGCGAACTCTCATCATCACCCAACACCCCCGGCAACAACCGGGTCACCGCGTCAATGATCACCATGGCCGGCAGCGCCCCGTTGGTTAACACATAATCGCCGATGGATAATTCGTCATCCACCAGCGTCTCGCGCACCCGTTCATCCACGCCTTCGTAACTGCCGCACAGGATCAGGAGATGCTTCTCCAGCGCGAGTTCCCGGGCAATCGCCTGGTTGAACACGCGCCCCGCCGGCGAAGTGAGAATCATTCGCGTCTCCGCATTCGCCAGCGTTTCCACTGCTTCAAAGATCGGTTCGGGCTTTAACAGCATCCCCGGCCCACCGCCAAACGGACGATCATCCACCGTCTTATGGCGGTCATGGGTAAAGTCCCGCAGATTGACCATTCGTAAATCCAGTATCCCTGCCTTGCGCGCCCGTTGGACAATGCTTTCGTCCAGCGGCCCCGTAAACATGCCGGGGAACAGGGTGAGCACGTCAATCTTCATGCTCGGTATGGGCGGCGTTTCCGCCACCCAGTCATCCTTGCGCCGCCGGCTGGTCCTCGACGATGTCCAGCGAGCAACGGATGCCTTTTTTGGCACTGCCCGCCAGGAGGAGCGACCGGATGGCGTGAATCATTGCGCCTTCCTTGCCGATGACCTTGCCGATGTCCCGGTAATTCACCCGCAGCTCATAGACGGTCAGACCGCCTCTGTCCACCGGGGTGACTTTCACCTCGTCCGGGTGGTCCACCAGCCCTTTGACGACGTATTCAAGAAAGGCTTGCATAAACCGTAGCGCGTCAGGAATTAAGCGGCGACCGCTTTGTTGATGCGCCGCATAAAGCTGGCGACGGTGTCGCTCGGCTGGGCGCCCTTGGAAATCCAATGCTTGGCGCGTTCCATGTCGAGTTTCACATTGTCGTCCTTTTTGCGCGGCCAATAGGTTCCCAATTCTTCAATGAATTTACCATCGCGCGGGCTGCGGCCATCCGCCACCACAATGCGATAGATGGGGCTGTTTTTGGCCCCGACGCGCTTCAAACGAATTCGTACTGGCATAATCTATGTATTCTCATGCGGCGTTCGTCCAGACTACCCGGCGAACACCATTTTCACTAACTCTTCAAAAAGAGGGCA
This genomic window from Verrucomicrobiota bacterium contains:
- a CDS encoding sugar phosphate isomerase/epimerase family protein, giving the protein MSNLVSRRQFLGTSAAAGVAATTAPLAIPAAERSDKAFRFGFSLNAGTIRGQKLALREQVLTAAKAGFTGFEPWTNDISKFLETGGSLKELRQVGQDSGVQIISAIGFAAWIVNEDDARAKGVETLKREMDWVSQLGGKNIAAPPAGATKAGYVLDLNQAAERYRAILELGHEFGIRPMLEIWGSSANLNRLPEAIYVAAKTAHPDACILADVYHLYKGGSDPAVLRLLGRNATPIFHLNDYPANPPRETIKDSDRIWPGDGVAPLKQLLTNLADNHCDVMLSLELFNQEYYKLPALEAAKTGLSKMKAAVAAAGLS
- the rseP gene encoding RIP metalloprotease RseP, giving the protein MEILKFLLIIVEVLVLFNLLIIVHELGHFLAARWRGLAVDRFGVWFGKPIWEKEFRGVKYCLGWIPAGGFVSLPQMAPMEAIEGKNESSENLPPISALDKIIVAFAGPLFSFLLALAFAVIVWGVGRPVSESDRTTTIGYVAKESPAEKAGLKAGDKILAIDNHPVTRWSGIGDSIKWRIISSEEEKITLTVLRDGQTKTFEATPKKEATKFWERKGLREIQIEPAQTCIVAYVASNSPAMLAGIQTNDIVQKINGLPVFSPSAVLDAAERSGFAPITIELKRGVQMLTKTVKPELPISPPGETKPRLGLGWDVQLYLDNPGPLEQIRDSFNSMVNTFTALFSAKSDVKPQHLSGPVGIMRIYYMLFQSDYGWQLAIWFSVIFNVNLALLNLLPIPVLDGGHIVLAIIEGIRRKTVSVRILQHVQTGCALVIISYMLYLTFYDITGMAGKHEKARGPLQFAPKASQSGR
- the rplS gene encoding 50S ribosomal protein L19; this encodes MNQVILDKIESAQIKKDVTKFNVGDSVRVHTKVVEGDKERIQVFAGVVIGRRGHGLNENFTVRRISYGEGVERVFPINSPRIEKIEVERHGDVRRAKLTYLRNRIGKGATLVKEKVAAIPAAK
- the trmD gene encoding tRNA (guanosine(37)-N1)-methyltransferase TrmD — translated: MKIDVLTLFPGMFTGPLDESIVQRARKAGILDLRMVNLRDFTHDRHKTVDDRPFGGGPGMLLKPEPIFEAVETLANAETRMILTSPAGRVFNQAIARELALEKHLLILCGSYEGVDERVRETLVDDELSIGDYVLTNGALPAMVIIDAVTRLLPGVLGDDESSQDESFSHALLEYPHYTRPAEFRGLKVPEVLLSGHHAEIAAWRQEQAVIRTRERRPDLWATVAGQYREAPGKKKQKTRAEAPNEET
- a CDS encoding KH domain-containing protein, whose amino-acid sequence is MQAFLEYVVKGLVDHPDEVKVTPVDRGGLTVYELRVNYRDIGKVIGKEGAMIHAIRSLLLAGSAKKGIRCSLDIVEDQPAAQG
- the rpsP gene encoding 30S ribosomal protein S16, giving the protein MPVRIRLKRVGAKNSPIYRIVVADGRSPRDGKFIEELGTYWPRKKDDNVKLDMERAKHWISKGAQPSDTVASFMRRINKAVAA